The Brassica oleracea var. oleracea cultivar TO1000 chromosome C6, BOL, whole genome shotgun sequence genome includes a region encoding these proteins:
- the LOC106296755 gene encoding probable WRKY transcription factor 40 isoform X1, protein MDRSSSSSFVDTSLDLTIGVTRMRVEEDSTTSALVDELNRVSAENKKLSEMLTLMCENYNVLRKQLMEYVNKSNNMTERDQTSPPMKRKSPARDDAVSSAVIGGVSESSSTDQEGQYLCKKKQREETVVKEKVSRVSYKTEASDTTLVVKDGYQWRKYGQKVTRNNPSPRAYFKCACAPSCSVKKKVQRSVEDQSVLVATYEGEHNHPMSSQIDSNNGLNRYISLGGHTAPAKGSSSSLAEPVTESKKVTSPSRTDFPEVQKLLVEQMASSLTKDPNFTAALAAAVTGRLYQQNQTEK, encoded by the exons ATGGACCGGTCTTCATCATCTTCTTTCGTCGATACTTCTCTAGATCTCACTATTGGTGTTACTCGTATGCGAGTTGAAGAAGATTCAACG ACAAGTGCTTTGGTGGATGAATTAAACCGAGTGAGTGCTGAGAACAAGAAGCTCTCGGAGATGCTAACTTTAATGTGTGAAAACTACAACGTCTTGAGGAAACAGCTGATGGAATATGTTAACAAGAGCAACAACATGACAGAGAGAGACCAAACCAGTCCTCCCATGAAACGAAAATCTCCAGCGAGAGATGACGCAGTTAGCTCTGCGGTTATAGGTGGAGTGTCAGAGAGTAGCTCTACGGATCAAGAGGGTCAGTATCTGTGCAAGAAGAAGCAGAGAGAAGAGACTGTTGTGAAGGAAAAAGTCTCAAGGGTTTCTTACAAGACCGAAGCTTCTGACACTACCCTC GTAGTGAAAGATGGGTATCAATGGAGGAAATATGGACAGAAAGTGACTAGAAACAATCCATCTCCAAGAGCTTACTTCAAATGTGCTTGTGCTCCAAGCTGTTCTGTCAAAAAGAAG GTTCAGAGAAGTGTGGAGGATCAGTCCGTGTTGGTAGCAACATATGAAGGTGAACATAACCATCCAATGTCCTCACAGATCGATTCAAACAACGGCTTAAACCGCTACATCTCTCTTGGTGGTCACACTGCACCAGCCAAGGGAAGTAGTAGTAGTTTGGCTGAGCCTGTGACTGAATCCAAGAAAGTCACTAGCCCATCAAGAACGGATTTTCCAGAAGTTCAGAAACTTTTGGTGGAGCAAATGGCTTCTTCCTTGACAAAGGATCCTAACTTCACAGCAGCACTAGCAGCAGCTGTTACCGGAAGATTGTATCAACAGAACCAGACCGAAAAATAG
- the LOC106296755 gene encoding probable WRKY transcription factor 40 isoform X2 yields MLTLMCENYNVLRKQLMEYVNKSNNMTERDQTSPPMKRKSPARDDAVSSAVIGGVSESSSTDQEGQYLCKKKQREETVVKEKVSRVSYKTEASDTTLVVKDGYQWRKYGQKVTRNNPSPRAYFKCACAPSCSVKKKVQRSVEDQSVLVATYEGEHNHPMSSQIDSNNGLNRYISLGGHTAPAKGSSSSLAEPVTESKKVTSPSRTDFPEVQKLLVEQMASSLTKDPNFTAALAAAVTGRLYQQNQTEK; encoded by the exons ATGCTAACTTTAATGTGTGAAAACTACAACGTCTTGAGGAAACAGCTGATGGAATATGTTAACAAGAGCAACAACATGACAGAGAGAGACCAAACCAGTCCTCCCATGAAACGAAAATCTCCAGCGAGAGATGACGCAGTTAGCTCTGCGGTTATAGGTGGAGTGTCAGAGAGTAGCTCTACGGATCAAGAGGGTCAGTATCTGTGCAAGAAGAAGCAGAGAGAAGAGACTGTTGTGAAGGAAAAAGTCTCAAGGGTTTCTTACAAGACCGAAGCTTCTGACACTACCCTC GTAGTGAAAGATGGGTATCAATGGAGGAAATATGGACAGAAAGTGACTAGAAACAATCCATCTCCAAGAGCTTACTTCAAATGTGCTTGTGCTCCAAGCTGTTCTGTCAAAAAGAAG GTTCAGAGAAGTGTGGAGGATCAGTCCGTGTTGGTAGCAACATATGAAGGTGAACATAACCATCCAATGTCCTCACAGATCGATTCAAACAACGGCTTAAACCGCTACATCTCTCTTGGTGGTCACACTGCACCAGCCAAGGGAAGTAGTAGTAGTTTGGCTGAGCCTGTGACTGAATCCAAGAAAGTCACTAGCCCATCAAGAACGGATTTTCCAGAAGTTCAGAAACTTTTGGTGGAGCAAATGGCTTCTTCCTTGACAAAGGATCCTAACTTCACAGCAGCACTAGCAGCAGCTGTTACCGGAAGATTGTATCAACAGAACCAGACCGAAAAATAG
- the LOC106296756 gene encoding DNA-3-methyladenine glycosylase 1-like — protein sequence MSAPPRVDSAGSKLQQKQPVKKHLSDNAKSLTFTAKRMPLSPSILRRNGVSMNASYSSEASSSCESSPLSIASSSSGKRALRRSGSNSLRGNLTEERGDCFSDGRRRCAWITPKSDQCYIAFHDEEWGVPVHDDKKLFELLSLSGALAELSWKDILSKRQSFREVFMDFDPAAISELTNKKITSPDSLLSEQKLRSILENANQVRKIIVEFGSFDKYIWNFVNHKPTQSRSRYQRQVPAKTSKAELISKDLVRRGFRSVSPTVIYSFMQTAGLTNDHLTSCFRHHECMSKDEAVS from the exons ATGTCGGCTCCACCGCGAGTGGATTCCGCTGGTAGCAAGCTTCAGCAGAAACAGCCCGTGAAGAAGCATCTGTCTGATAACGCGAAAAGCCTAACCTTTACGGCGAAGAGGATGCCTCTAAGCCCTTCGATTCTGAGGCGAAACGGTGTCTCCATGAACGCATCTTATTCCTCGGAGGCGTCGTCTTCGTGCGAGTCGTCGCCGTTGAGTATTGCGTCTTCTTCGAGCGGGAAGAGGGCTCTGCGGCGTAGCGGGTCGAACTCTCTGAGAGGGAACCTGACGGAGGAGAGAGGTGATTGCTTCTCTGATGGTCGTAGAAGATGCGCTTGGATCACTCCCAAATCTG ACCAATGTTACATTGCATTCCACGATGAAGAGTGGGGAGTTCCTGTCCATGATGACAA GAAACTTTTCGAGTTGTTAAGCCTCTCTGGTGCTCTTGCTGAGCTATCCTGGAAAGACATCCTTTCCAAAAGACAATCATTCAG GGAAGTGTTCATGGACTTTGATCCAGCTGCAATATCTGAACTAACTAACAAAAAGATAACATCTCCTGACTCATTACTATCAGAGCAAAAGCTACGGTCCATCCTCGAGAACGCAAACCAAGTTCGCAAG ATAATAGTTGAGTTTGGATCGTTTGACAAGTACATTTGGAACTTCGTTAACCATAAGCCTACTCAGAGTCGGTCCCGGTACCAACGCCAAGTCCCTGCGAAGACTTCCAAAGCCGAGCTGATAAGCAAAGACCTTGTTCGCAGAGGCTTTAGAAGTGTTAGTCCAACGGTTATCTACTCGTTCATGCAAACAGCTGGTCTCACTAACGACCATCTCACTAGCTGCTTCAGACACCACGAGTGCATGTCCAAGGACGAAGCCGTTAGCTAA